One Arthrobacter sp. FW306-07-I genomic window carries:
- a CDS encoding helix-turn-helix domain-containing protein gives MAKNQAFSQYLQARRGLVSPEDVGLGGFGRRRVPGLRREEVAGLAGISVDYYVRLEQGKDHHPSPQILDALARALRLDPPSTLHLHRLARPASVAVTGVEETTGVDTGLSHLLKTLAHVPAFVQDRFMNVLAANSLAVALSPRNKVGTNVLREAFLDPAERELYEDWEQVMEEATAGLRASVGERVNDPALEGLLSGLAKSSPYFLQLWARHDVRPKVAGKRLLHHPLVGDMELFHEKLAVTGTDGHLLVVHHAEPGSRSELALQRLAATLPQAD, from the coding sequence GTGGCGAAAAACCAGGCTTTCAGCCAATACCTGCAGGCCCGTCGGGGCCTTGTCAGCCCGGAAGATGTTGGTCTCGGCGGCTTTGGCCGGCGGCGGGTCCCGGGTCTTCGACGTGAGGAAGTCGCAGGGCTGGCGGGTATCAGCGTTGATTACTACGTGCGGCTCGAGCAGGGAAAAGACCACCACCCGTCCCCGCAGATTCTCGATGCCCTTGCCCGGGCCCTGCGCCTGGATCCGCCGTCGACCCTGCATCTGCACCGTTTGGCGCGGCCGGCCTCCGTGGCTGTGACAGGGGTGGAAGAGACAACAGGCGTTGATACAGGGCTTTCGCATCTACTGAAGACCTTGGCCCATGTCCCGGCTTTCGTGCAGGACCGCTTCATGAACGTCCTCGCCGCCAACTCGTTGGCAGTCGCGCTGTCGCCGAGGAACAAAGTGGGGACGAACGTGCTCCGGGAAGCGTTCCTGGACCCTGCCGAGCGGGAGCTTTACGAGGACTGGGAACAGGTCATGGAGGAGGCCACTGCCGGTTTAAGGGCCTCGGTGGGGGAGCGGGTCAACGACCCTGCACTTGAGGGACTGCTCTCTGGCCTGGCAAAGAGCAGTCCCTACTTCCTTCAATTGTGGGCCCGCCACGATGTGCGCCCGAAAGTCGCGGGGAAACGTCTCCTTCACCATCCACTGGTGGGAGACATGGAGCTCTTTCACGAGAAACTGGCAGTTACCGGCACGGACGGGCACCTTCTTGTCGTTCACCACGCCGAGCCCGGGAGCCGATCCGAGCTGGCCCTGCAACGGTTGGCTGCCACCCTTCCACAAGCGGACTGA
- a CDS encoding CAP domain-containing protein — protein MKFTSSRMSAATLGLLLTLPSGLAAATASVAAPVPAVVPATTIADSFTKQTFDLINAERAKVGSRPFVWNQKIADVSQDWAKQLGVATMDTNFDFATIHRADAGGNEIPAGATWYRENIGFNFSPAQLVNWWMNSPGHKAAMLDPRGTDAGIGYVVPTTGPYAGWHLMVSNMAAYPTTQIPSSPAPPTAPTTISYEGHVQKIGWQSSVSNGETAGSVGQALRLEALRFSTSGQTVRAHIQDTGWQNYSTGATTIGTTGLALRMEAIQIKSTIAGETIRCQAHVQNIGWMPEVGDGEVCGTTGQGLRLEAVRFRVVRQ, from the coding sequence ATGAAATTCACTTCTTCGCGCATGTCCGCGGCAACCCTCGGGCTGCTCCTCACTCTGCCCTCCGGCCTTGCCGCCGCCACCGCTTCCGTCGCCGCGCCGGTCCCCGCCGTCGTCCCGGCCACAACCATCGCCGACTCGTTCACCAAGCAAACCTTCGACCTCATCAACGCCGAACGCGCAAAGGTTGGATCGCGGCCCTTCGTATGGAACCAGAAGATCGCCGACGTCTCCCAGGACTGGGCCAAGCAGCTGGGCGTAGCTACGATGGATACCAACTTCGACTTCGCCACCATCCACCGCGCCGACGCCGGCGGCAATGAGATCCCGGCCGGTGCCACCTGGTACCGCGAGAACATCGGGTTCAACTTCAGCCCCGCCCAGCTCGTGAACTGGTGGATGAATTCCCCTGGCCACAAGGCCGCGATGCTCGATCCGCGCGGCACGGACGCAGGCATTGGCTACGTCGTCCCTACCACCGGACCCTACGCAGGCTGGCACCTGATGGTCTCCAACATGGCGGCCTACCCCACCACCCAGATTCCGTCATCCCCGGCTCCGCCCACTGCCCCAACGACGATTTCCTATGAGGGGCATGTTCAAAAAATTGGTTGGCAGTCCAGCGTGTCGAACGGCGAAACCGCTGGCAGTGTAGGACAAGCGCTCAGGCTGGAAGCGCTCCGCTTTTCTACATCAGGACAGACGGTTCGAGCGCATATCCAGGATACTGGCTGGCAAAATTACAGCACTGGAGCGACAACAATTGGTACTACCGGGTTGGCACTTCGCATGGAAGCAATACAAATCAAATCCACAATTGCCGGTGAGACAATCCGATGCCAAGCACATGTTCAAAATATTGGCTGGATGCCCGAGGTTGGTGATGGTGAGGTTTGCGGAACCACCGGCCAGGGACTCCGTCTTGAAGCAGTACGCTTCCGGGTAGTGCGACAGTAG
- a CDS encoding SDR family NAD(P)-dependent oxidoreductase: MTRISTKYGFSSTASDVTEGIDFTGKRVVITGGASGIGIETARAFANIGAEVTLAVRNINAAAPVAADLRSSTGNPNIFVARVNLSDLSTISRFAAQWSGPLHVLVHNAGVMALPELERTPEGWEMQFATNHLGHFALANALHSALAEAGNARIVSLSSSGHLFAPVLFDDPHFNFVPYDPFLAYGQSKTASTLFAVAATERWARDGITSNAVMPGAIATNLQRHTGGLRTPLERRKTPQQGAATTLYVATSPDLEGIGGRYFEDVNEAAVVDHRGPDYTGVAPYALDPANARRLWDLSAELLAQGAK; the protein is encoded by the coding sequence ATGACACGAATCTCCACCAAGTACGGGTTCAGCTCAACCGCCTCCGACGTCACGGAAGGCATCGATTTCACTGGTAAACGTGTCGTAATCACCGGCGGCGCCTCCGGCATCGGCATTGAGACCGCCCGTGCATTCGCCAACATCGGAGCCGAGGTCACTCTCGCGGTCCGCAACATCAACGCAGCGGCACCGGTTGCAGCCGATCTCCGGAGTTCAACCGGCAATCCGAACATCTTTGTGGCCAGGGTGAACCTTTCGGACCTGTCCACTATCTCCCGATTCGCCGCGCAGTGGAGCGGTCCACTCCACGTTCTGGTCCACAACGCCGGCGTCATGGCCCTGCCGGAGCTGGAACGGACCCCGGAAGGCTGGGAGATGCAGTTTGCCACCAACCACCTCGGTCATTTCGCCCTCGCCAACGCCCTGCACTCAGCCCTGGCAGAGGCCGGAAATGCCCGGATTGTTTCCCTGAGTTCCAGCGGCCACTTGTTTGCCCCCGTGTTGTTTGACGATCCACACTTCAACTTCGTCCCCTACGACCCGTTCCTGGCCTACGGCCAGTCCAAGACGGCCTCGACACTCTTCGCGGTCGCGGCAACTGAGCGCTGGGCACGAGACGGCATTACTTCAAATGCAGTTATGCCCGGCGCCATTGCCACAAATCTTCAACGCCACACCGGAGGCCTCCGGACCCCGCTCGAGCGCCGGAAGACGCCTCAGCAGGGTGCAGCCACCACCCTGTATGTCGCCACTTCCCCGGACCTGGAAGGCATCGGCGGCCGCTACTTTGAGGACGTCAACGAGGCCGCCGTCGTGGACCACCGCGGCCCGGACTACACCGGGGTGGCTCCCTACGCCCTCGACCCGGCTAACGCCCGGCGCCTCTGGGACCTCTCTGCGGAACTCCTGGCACAGGGTGCTAAATGA
- a CDS encoding SRPBCC family protein, with the protein MNTANTRHHQESVTVNASAEMLYDLVSDITRTGEWSPVCTSCWWDNESSAGQVGAWFTGRNELPHRTWETRSQVVAAERGREFAWVVGGSYVRWGFTLTPAGTRTILTESWHFLPAGIAMFEEKFGDRASAEIADRTQQALDGIPKTLAVIKRIAEPLAASNVT; encoded by the coding sequence ATGAATACGGCAAACACGCGCCATCACCAGGAGTCAGTCACGGTCAACGCTTCAGCGGAGATGCTTTACGACCTGGTCTCCGACATCACCCGCACCGGTGAGTGGAGCCCGGTCTGTACTTCGTGCTGGTGGGACAACGAGTCCAGCGCCGGGCAGGTCGGTGCCTGGTTCACCGGGCGCAACGAGCTCCCGCACCGGACCTGGGAGACCCGGTCGCAGGTGGTGGCCGCCGAGCGCGGCCGGGAATTCGCCTGGGTGGTGGGTGGCAGCTATGTCCGCTGGGGCTTCACCCTTACACCGGCAGGAACCAGGACGATCCTGACCGAGTCGTGGCACTTTCTGCCGGCCGGGATCGCCATGTTCGAGGAGAAGTTCGGCGACCGGGCGTCCGCTGAGATCGCGGACCGAACGCAGCAGGCGCTCGACGGGATCCCGAAGACGCTCGCCGTGATCAAGCGAATCGCCGAACCGCTCGCCGCGAGTAACGTGACCTGA
- a CDS encoding mycothiol-dependent nitroreductase Rv2466c family protein encodes MDADVNFYFDPVCPFAWMTSKWVRQVQAQRDYTVDWRFISLRLVNSNVDYDAHFPPEYEAGHTAGLRLLRVAARARAEHGRESMAGLYAAFGRHIFETAPDPTIKHNEAEVRERRGTRGFVEPILAEAGLPRALAEALDDESWDSEIRQETDEALALTGKDVGTPIIHFEPPAGVAFFGPVISRLPDEDSATELWDHVVGLARFPGFAELKRSLREQPQLPALGFTPGTVGKQEDWHGGSRRQKK; translated from the coding sequence ATGGATGCCGATGTTAACTTCTATTTCGACCCGGTGTGCCCTTTCGCCTGGATGACCAGCAAATGGGTGCGGCAGGTGCAGGCGCAGCGCGACTATACGGTGGACTGGCGGTTTATCTCGTTGCGTCTGGTCAACTCGAACGTTGACTATGACGCGCATTTCCCGCCTGAGTACGAGGCCGGACATACGGCTGGGTTGCGGCTTTTGCGGGTGGCGGCCCGGGCTCGGGCGGAGCACGGTCGCGAATCGATGGCAGGGTTGTATGCCGCGTTCGGCAGACACATTTTTGAAACTGCGCCGGACCCAACGATTAAGCACAATGAGGCTGAAGTCCGGGAGCGGCGTGGGACACGCGGGTTCGTTGAGCCAATCCTTGCGGAGGCCGGCCTGCCCCGGGCACTGGCGGAAGCTCTCGACGACGAGTCCTGGGACAGCGAGATCCGGCAGGAGACGGATGAAGCACTGGCGTTGACGGGCAAGGATGTGGGCACGCCCATCATTCACTTTGAACCCCCCGCCGGCGTGGCCTTCTTCGGGCCCGTCATCAGCAGGCTGCCGGACGAAGACTCGGCCACCGAGCTCTGGGACCATGTAGTCGGCCTCGCCCGTTTCCCTGGGTTCGCCGAGCTAAAGCGCAGTCTGCGCGAACAGCCACAGCTTCCTGCCCTCGGGTTCACGCCGGGTACGGTCGGCAAGCAAGAGGACTGGCACGGCGGCAGCCGACGGCAGAAGAAATAA
- a CDS encoding amidohydrolase family protein — protein sequence MAVALAPRSDMEIRPYLDSLGLPGIIDLHVHFMPSQVLEKVWAFFDRVADSGAPAWPITYRASEEERVRILRDMGVKAFTTLNYAHRPGMAQWLNDYSAAFALSHADAIHSATFYPEPDVENVVRQSLKQGARIFKVHIQVGGFSPLDPQLAPAWKLIEDSAAPVVIHCGNGPHAGEYTGLEPIRELIRRYPALVLIIAHAGLPEYREFAELAANNPHVYLDTTMVGTSYMEQVAPIPPGYVDILAGLSHKVVFGTDFPSIPYSYSHQIQVLESWGLGSRWMKNALWHTPRALLRLDQLP from the coding sequence TTGGCTGTAGCACTTGCACCGCGGTCAGACATGGAGATCCGTCCGTACCTGGACTCACTGGGCTTGCCGGGAATCATTGACCTGCATGTGCATTTCATGCCTTCCCAGGTACTGGAAAAGGTGTGGGCGTTCTTTGACCGTGTGGCGGACAGCGGCGCTCCCGCCTGGCCCATCACCTACCGGGCGTCCGAAGAGGAACGGGTGCGGATTCTGCGGGACATGGGGGTGAAGGCTTTCACCACCCTGAATTATGCGCACCGCCCCGGTATGGCGCAGTGGCTCAATGACTACTCGGCAGCATTCGCCTTGAGCCACGCTGACGCCATCCACTCCGCGACGTTTTACCCAGAGCCAGACGTGGAAAACGTCGTCAGGCAAAGCCTGAAACAAGGCGCGCGGATCTTCAAAGTCCACATCCAGGTGGGTGGTTTCTCACCCCTGGACCCTCAGCTTGCACCGGCCTGGAAGCTCATCGAGGACTCTGCTGCGCCGGTCGTCATTCACTGCGGCAACGGTCCGCACGCCGGGGAATACACCGGACTTGAACCTATCCGGGAACTCATCAGGAGATATCCCGCACTGGTGCTCATCATCGCCCACGCAGGCCTGCCGGAGTACCGGGAGTTCGCCGAGCTTGCCGCAAACAATCCCCACGTCTACCTCGACACCACTATGGTGGGCACCTCTTATATGGAACAGGTCGCCCCGATCCCGCCCGGCTATGTGGACATCCTTGCCGGGCTATCCCACAAAGTCGTCTTCGGGACGGATTTCCCCTCGATTCCCTATTCCTACAGCCACCAGATTCAGGTACTCGAAAGCTGGGGACTCGGAAGCCGATGGATGAAGAATGCCCTCTGGCACACGCCGCGGGCACTCCTGCGGCTGGACCAGCTGCCTTAA
- a CDS encoding MFS transporter, with product MLAVLSGFIQDFTQLLVVRFFLGVAEAGIWPAILVLISHWFPAAERARAYALWMMNIAIASIITAPLSGWILSFSDWRWLFIIEGIFPFIIAAPLWWALIADHPREAKWCSVQEREYIEKGLAADAAAHPQQEKLGLRQVLSNSVVWRLTLVYFLIQIGFYGINIWLPHVIKTITSGSSLEVGLITAIPYVLAMFGLWYNAKAADRSGRYSTHVLLSMAVGAVALVVSVATGDNMPVLAVTLISIAVAGALAYDGPFWASASRAMPVAVAGAAMGLINAVGNLGGFVGPYVGGFLQDVTQGSFLATSIFLACCLLAAGLVMLTLRRGGDRPLAAGRSRAGQPEKAKADTRRRNTL from the coding sequence GTGCTGGCTGTCCTTTCCGGATTCATCCAGGACTTCACCCAGCTGCTGGTGGTGCGCTTCTTCCTCGGCGTCGCCGAGGCCGGGATCTGGCCTGCGATCCTTGTACTGATCAGCCACTGGTTCCCCGCCGCCGAGCGGGCGCGCGCTTATGCGCTCTGGATGATGAATATCGCGATCGCTTCCATCATCACGGCGCCCCTGTCCGGGTGGATCCTCTCATTCTCGGACTGGCGATGGCTGTTCATCATCGAAGGCATTTTCCCGTTCATCATCGCGGCCCCCCTTTGGTGGGCCCTGATCGCCGACCACCCGCGCGAAGCAAAGTGGTGCTCGGTACAGGAGCGCGAATACATCGAGAAGGGACTTGCTGCTGACGCAGCGGCACATCCCCAGCAGGAGAAGCTCGGACTGCGGCAGGTTCTGTCAAACAGTGTCGTGTGGCGACTGACCCTGGTGTATTTCCTCATACAGATCGGCTTCTACGGCATCAACATCTGGCTTCCCCACGTAATCAAGACGATCACCTCCGGGTCCTCCCTGGAGGTTGGCCTGATTACGGCAATTCCATACGTGTTGGCAATGTTCGGCCTCTGGTACAACGCCAAAGCAGCCGACCGTTCCGGCCGCTACTCCACGCACGTGCTGCTGTCGATGGCAGTGGGAGCTGTCGCGTTGGTGGTTTCGGTTGCAACCGGCGACAACATGCCCGTTCTTGCCGTCACGCTTATCAGCATCGCCGTCGCAGGCGCCCTGGCCTATGACGGTCCCTTCTGGGCTTCCGCGTCGCGTGCGATGCCGGTGGCCGTTGCCGGTGCCGCCATGGGATTGATCAACGCGGTAGGCAACCTTGGTGGATTCGTCGGACCCTACGTGGGCGGCTTCCTGCAGGATGTGACGCAAGGCAGTTTCCTGGCAACCTCCATCTTCCTGGCGTGTTGCCTGCTGGCCGCTGGCCTGGTGATGCTGACACTGCGGCGCGGCGGTGACAGGCCGCTGGCCGCCGGCCGATCCCGGGCGGGGCAACCGGAAAAGGCTAAGGCAGACACACGCAGGCGGAATACCCTCTGA
- a CDS encoding alpha/beta fold hydrolase: MGFIKVGTENSTDVELYYEDHGTGQPVVLIHGYPLDGGSWERQSAALLNAGYRVITYDRRGFGKSSKPTTGYDYDTFAADLNTILETLDLQEVVLVGFSMGTGEVGRYIGTYGEARIAKAAFLASLEPFLLQTQDNATGVPSSVFDSIRNAAIDDRYAWFADFYKDFFNTDTYLGSRLSEEALHSAWNVAVGSSWYASFAVVDSWLTDFRADVEKITVPALIVHGTADHILPIDATGREFTKRLPSAEYVEIEGAPHGMLWTHSGEINEILLRFLDK, from the coding sequence ATGGGTTTCATCAAAGTCGGTACGGAAAACAGCACAGACGTCGAGCTTTACTACGAGGACCACGGCACCGGACAGCCGGTTGTCCTGATCCATGGCTACCCGCTGGATGGTGGGTCATGGGAGAGGCAAAGCGCGGCCCTCCTGAACGCCGGCTACCGCGTCATCACCTACGACCGCCGGGGCTTCGGCAAGTCAAGCAAACCGACCACCGGCTACGACTACGACACCTTCGCAGCCGACCTCAACACCATCCTCGAAACCCTGGACCTGCAGGAGGTCGTCCTGGTGGGCTTCTCGATGGGCACGGGCGAAGTTGGACGGTACATAGGCACCTACGGTGAAGCACGGATAGCCAAGGCAGCCTTCCTTGCGTCCCTCGAACCGTTCCTCCTCCAAACCCAGGACAACGCCACCGGCGTTCCTTCCTCAGTGTTCGACAGCATCCGCAATGCCGCCATCGACGACCGCTACGCCTGGTTCGCCGATTTCTACAAGGATTTCTTCAACACAGACACCTACCTTGGAAGCCGTCTCAGCGAGGAGGCCCTGCACAGCGCATGGAACGTTGCGGTCGGCTCTTCCTGGTACGCCTCCTTCGCCGTCGTCGACTCATGGCTGACGGACTTCCGTGCCGACGTCGAGAAGATCACCGTCCCGGCCCTGATTGTCCACGGAACGGCGGACCACATCCTGCCAATCGACGCAACAGGCCGGGAATTTACCAAGCGGCTTCCATCCGCTGAATATGTGGAGATCGAAGGCGCCCCGCACGGCATGCTCTGGACGCACAGTGGCGAGATCAACGAAATCCTGCTCCGCTTCCTGGACAAGTAG
- a CDS encoding GlxA family transcriptional regulator: MSERGRTIGFLVHDNVTMMDIAGPADVFHHANAFGADYKTVMVSADGQAKRAANGHYLMVETTAGRAGALDTVLVPGAYGMVAKPFEQELVDAVSHLTNDARRIASVCTGAFLLAHAGLLNYRNATTHWTQVERFTKSFPLVNVVPDALFVQDDPIITSAGISSGVDLALFMVEDDYGPDVARAVVRQMVIFNQRPGGQSQRSVAVGASSSRDHVLRKLLDQITAEPAADYSIDAMAAMTNLSASSLTRRFQEATGTSPARYVEKVRIEAAQAMLQRGATVAATAAATGFGSAETLRRVFTQKVGMSPSLYLERLMPRHDGAGHLPA; encoded by the coding sequence GTGAGTGAACGAGGCAGGACCATCGGGTTCCTGGTCCACGACAACGTCACGATGATGGACATCGCCGGGCCAGCCGACGTGTTCCATCATGCCAATGCCTTTGGAGCCGACTATAAGACAGTTATGGTTTCAGCGGACGGCCAAGCCAAACGGGCTGCAAACGGGCACTATCTAATGGTGGAAACCACAGCCGGACGGGCAGGTGCGCTCGACACGGTTCTCGTTCCTGGGGCCTACGGCATGGTGGCCAAGCCTTTCGAGCAGGAACTGGTCGATGCCGTTTCCCATCTGACGAACGATGCCAGAAGGATCGCATCTGTTTGCACTGGCGCTTTTCTCCTGGCGCACGCGGGGTTGTTGAACTACCGGAACGCGACAACTCACTGGACCCAGGTCGAGCGGTTCACAAAGTCGTTTCCCTTGGTAAACGTGGTCCCGGATGCCTTGTTTGTGCAGGATGATCCGATCATAACTTCCGCTGGCATCAGTTCCGGCGTGGACTTGGCGTTGTTCATGGTTGAGGACGACTATGGTCCGGACGTAGCCCGCGCCGTCGTCCGGCAAATGGTCATATTCAACCAACGGCCCGGCGGCCAATCACAGCGTTCGGTGGCCGTCGGCGCGAGCTCTTCCCGGGACCACGTCCTAAGGAAACTGTTGGATCAAATCACAGCTGAGCCAGCCGCCGATTACTCGATAGACGCCATGGCCGCAATGACAAATCTCAGCGCCAGCAGCCTTACCCGCAGGTTCCAAGAGGCAACCGGGACCAGTCCGGCCCGGTATGTCGAAAAGGTACGGATCGAAGCCGCGCAGGCAATGCTCCAACGCGGAGCCACTGTTGCCGCAACTGCAGCCGCAACAGGATTCGGAAGTGCAGAGACCTTGAGGCGCGTGTTCACGCAGAAAGTCGGAATGAGTCCCTCCCTGTATCTCGAGCGCCTTATGCCGCGGCACGACGGCGCCGGACACCTCCCCGCGTAA
- a CDS encoding NAD(P)H-dependent oxidoreductase has product MTPVRHRTLILLDHPDLSTSRINKALATALEDAPDLTVHDLRRMYPDGHIDLAAERAAVQAAGNIVLQYPTHWYAPPAFLKTWLDEVLVRGWAYSTGAPGALAGKTLRVATSTGGAGEAYSPDGFHGWDYNDILIPLQATARRLGMQWLNPFILHGVRDLTDEQLQDLAQDYRNLLSLRAVPEHV; this is encoded by the coding sequence ATGACACCTGTACGCCACAGGACGCTGATCCTTCTGGACCATCCCGACCTTTCCACCTCCCGTATCAACAAGGCTCTGGCAACTGCGCTTGAGGATGCACCGGATCTTACTGTGCACGACCTCAGACGCATGTACCCGGACGGCCACATCGACCTCGCTGCGGAGAGGGCCGCGGTGCAAGCGGCTGGGAACATCGTCCTGCAATACCCAACCCACTGGTACGCGCCCCCGGCATTCCTCAAAACCTGGCTCGATGAGGTGCTCGTCCGGGGCTGGGCCTACAGCACCGGGGCACCCGGAGCCCTCGCGGGCAAGACACTCCGGGTTGCCACCAGCACAGGCGGTGCCGGCGAGGCTTACTCTCCGGACGGCTTTCACGGGTGGGATTACAACGACATCCTCATCCCGCTGCAGGCCACAGCCCGCCGACTCGGAATGCAATGGCTGAACCCCTTCATCCTTCACGGCGTACGGGACCTGACGGACGAACAGCTGCAGGACCTGGCGCAGGACTACAGGAACCTGCTGTCATTGCGCGCCGTGCCGGAGCACGTCTAA
- a CDS encoding NAD(P)-dependent oxidoreductase encodes MRTTGQDTLWEPTDPNMLLHDPKVGWVGLGDQGAPMARAIAAAGFQLHVWVRREASLAALQGLPYVRHDTVAGLGAATNVVGLCLREDSDIEEVLTTGGLLESLAPGAILINHGTGLPGYAVSMAQRAATSRVLVLDAPVSGGRPGAEARQLTTIVGGPIQALETVRPVLAAFSAKITHMGAVGSGQTGKLLNNALLMMNQKNAQDILALANNLKLNMGPLMDLLLSGTGRSFALEALTGAVTTDNAEHLKILQVIDMDLFTEAMTSRGQDVATIDRYARAGANGLADAARLVAGASRAS; translated from the coding sequence ATGCGCACCACCGGACAAGACACTCTTTGGGAACCCACCGACCCGAACATGCTTTTGCACGACCCGAAAGTGGGCTGGGTAGGCCTCGGAGACCAGGGCGCGCCCATGGCCCGAGCCATCGCGGCCGCAGGATTTCAGCTGCATGTCTGGGTCCGGCGCGAAGCCTCCCTCGCCGCCCTCCAAGGTCTGCCATACGTCCGGCATGACACCGTTGCCGGGCTGGGGGCCGCCACTAACGTCGTCGGACTCTGCCTTCGGGAGGACTCCGACATCGAAGAGGTTCTCACCACTGGCGGCCTGCTGGAAAGCCTTGCTCCGGGCGCCATCCTGATCAATCACGGCACCGGACTTCCGGGTTACGCCGTGTCGATGGCCCAGCGGGCAGCGACTTCGCGGGTGCTGGTGCTGGACGCCCCGGTCAGCGGTGGGCGGCCCGGGGCCGAAGCCCGGCAGTTGACGACCATAGTCGGCGGGCCCATCCAGGCCTTGGAGACGGTCAGGCCTGTTCTTGCGGCCTTTTCTGCGAAGATCACACACATGGGGGCGGTCGGGTCCGGTCAAACCGGCAAGCTCCTCAATAATGCCCTCCTCATGATGAACCAGAAAAACGCCCAAGACATCCTGGCGCTGGCCAACAATCTGAAGCTGAACATGGGGCCCCTGATGGATCTGCTGCTCTCCGGAACCGGCCGAAGCTTCGCGCTTGAGGCACTCACCGGCGCCGTCACGACCGACAACGCCGAACACCTCAAAATCCTGCAGGTAATTGACATGGACCTCTTTACCGAAGCGATGACAAGCCGCGGCCAGGATGTTGCCACCATTGACCGCTACGCGCGGGCGGGGGCGAACGGCCTTGCGGACGCGGCCCGACTCGTCGCAGGGGCGAGCCGCGCAAGCTGA
- a CDS encoding HD domain-containing protein, producing the protein MNTDSDVLAAAEDWLVGLLQPPIFNHCARVFEYARAIAAREGWAVDIAALRIASLFHDAGTADEYDGPQRFEVEGADAAAAFLTTHGWEAGRVDSVWEAIALHTSPQIAERRGPVARYLRLGVRADFGDDTLLPRAEKHRSEVQAKYPRLMIEQCLGQAVVEQALRNPEKAPPSSWPGGLLQAHLGTNHVQGINPAF; encoded by the coding sequence ATGAATACCGATAGCGATGTACTTGCTGCTGCCGAGGACTGGTTGGTCGGGCTCTTGCAACCGCCCATCTTCAACCATTGCGCACGGGTGTTTGAATATGCCCGAGCCATCGCTGCGCGCGAGGGCTGGGCTGTTGACATTGCGGCTCTGCGCATCGCTTCCCTTTTCCATGATGCCGGGACCGCTGATGAGTACGACGGCCCGCAGCGGTTTGAAGTCGAAGGTGCGGACGCGGCCGCGGCGTTCCTGACCACCCACGGGTGGGAAGCAGGCCGGGTAGACTCGGTGTGGGAAGCCATTGCGCTGCACACCTCACCTCAGATTGCTGAGCGCCGGGGACCCGTAGCGAGGTACCTCCGCCTCGGCGTTCGGGCCGACTTCGGGGATGACACCCTGCTGCCTCGTGCGGAGAAGCACCGCTCCGAGGTCCAAGCGAAGTATCCGCGGCTGATGATCGAGCAGTGCCTGGGCCAGGCAGTCGTTGAACAGGCATTGCGCAATCCGGAGAAGGCACCTCCATCCTCCTGGCCCGGTGGGCTGCTGCAGGCTCATCTGGGCACAAATCATGTCCAGGGGATCAACCCCGCCTTCTAG